A single Nocardioides bizhenqiangii DNA region contains:
- a CDS encoding calcium-binding protein yields MRTAIRSALALAAAVALTLVGPQPGTSVATPAGPGDRAAADVRAAGKAIVRPATLRRVEGGYYFGAWGQNSRVVVTLVDGKLRFSDPRTARWQGLARSCERKRVARGVAAVCRVPNGVTPANPLTINFEMRLGDDHVDTSTLPAQFRTSALLDAGVDVARTGAGKDFVNGAFDRDLIISGAGNDWVRSGESGDRVFGGDGRDRVVGGELGDRLRGGDGIDLVEGGPGNDEVYGDAGADRLKCGDGSDAGEVDPADTQRLSCERSLG; encoded by the coding sequence ATGCGCACGGCAATCCGCTCGGCCCTTGCCCTCGCCGCCGCAGTGGCGCTCACCCTCGTGGGACCCCAGCCCGGCACCTCGGTGGCCACTCCCGCCGGACCCGGCGACCGGGCCGCGGCCGACGTACGGGCGGCCGGCAAGGCGATCGTCCGTCCGGCGACCCTGAGACGGGTCGAGGGTGGCTACTACTTCGGGGCGTGGGGGCAGAACAGCCGCGTCGTCGTGACGTTGGTCGACGGCAAGCTGCGGTTCAGCGATCCACGGACCGCACGGTGGCAGGGGCTGGCCAGGTCGTGCGAGAGGAAGCGGGTGGCCCGCGGCGTCGCTGCCGTCTGCCGGGTCCCCAACGGCGTGACTCCCGCCAACCCGTTGACGATCAACTTCGAGATGCGCTTGGGAGACGACCACGTCGACACCTCGACCCTGCCTGCCCAGTTCCGGACCTCCGCGCTCCTCGACGCCGGCGTCGACGTGGCGCGGACCGGCGCGGGCAAGGACTTCGTCAACGGCGCGTTCGACCGCGACCTGATCATCAGCGGAGCCGGGAACGACTGGGTCCGCTCCGGCGAGTCCGGCGACCGGGTGTTCGGCGGAGACGGCAGGGACCGAGTGGTCGGTGGCGAGCTCGGGGACCGGCTCCGCGGCGGTGACGGCATCGACCTCGTCGAGGGCGGACCCGGCAATGACGAGGTCTACGGCGACGCGGGTGCCGACCGGCTCAAGTGCGGCGACGGCAGCGACGCCGGTGAGGTCGACCCGGCCGACACGCAGCGCCTGTCGTGCGAGCGCTCGCTCGGCTGA